AGCCGAACTGCAACGCTATGCCCAGGAGAAAGGCGTGAAAATCATCATGCACCACGAAACCACCTCATCGGTAGCCGACTACGAACGCCAAATGCACGACGCCTTCCGCTTTATGAACAAATACGGATACGATGCCGTAAAGACGGGCTACGTAGGTGGCATCATCCCGCGCAGCGAACATCACGACGGACAATGGATGGTAAACCATTATCTCCGCGTAGCGAAAACGGCTGCACAATATAAGATTATGGTCAACTCGCACGAAGCCGTCCGCCCCACAGGTTTATGCCGTACATATCCCAACTGGATTGCGCAGGAGTCGGCACGCGGCACCGAGTTTGAATCCTTCAAAGGAAACCGCCCCGACCATACCACTATCCTGCCCTTTACCCGCCTGATGGGCGGCCCGATGGACTACACGCCCGGCATCTTCGAAGGCGACCTCTCGCAATACGGCTCGAACCAAGCGAAGCTGAGCACCACACTGGTAAAACAGCTTGCCCTCTACGTCACGATGTATAGCCCGCTCCAGATGGCAGCCGACCTGTACCAAAGCTACGAGAAACACCTTGATGCCTTCCAGTTCATCAAAGACGTGGCGGTAGACTGGGACAATACCTACATCCTGGAAGCCGAACCGGGCGACTACATCACCATAGCCCGCAAGGCGAAAGGCAAGAACGAATGGTACATCGGCGGCATCACTGACGAGAATGCGCGCGAAGCCGTTATCGACCTCAGCTTCCTGCCCGAAGGCAAGAAATACGAAGCCACCATTTATGCCGACGGCAAAAAGGCAGACTGGCGCACCAATCCGCAAGACTACGTCATCTCTACCAAGAAAGTCTCCAGCAAGACCATGCTGAAGCAACGCCTCGCGCCCAGCGGCGGTGTGGCTATCAGCATTAAGGAGCTGGAATAATAGGTTTTGTTGAAACGCAGATTAGCGCAGATTTACGCGGATTATTATTTTATCCGCGTAAATCTGCGCTAATCTGCGTTTCAAACTTTCAACCCAACAGCCGGATAATCGTTTCTTTGTCTTGTTGCAGCTGGTCAACTAAAGCACCGATGCATTCGAACTTCTGTTCGTCTTCTTTCTGGGGCAGGCAGGAGAAGTAACCAACACGCTCCGTAACCCTTGCCTGTCTCTTGGAAACACTGTTATGAACTCACGTAAGTTTTTTTCTGGTTAGGATATAGAAGCAGCTTGTGCTGAAAAAATTCCTAAAAATAGGAATGCGGGCTATGTATTTGCTTAGCTTGCGTGGAGATAATCCAAATTTTATTTTGTAGTGAGGATTGATAAACCATAGTTCCCTGTTTTGGATGCTTAGGGATGTTTTTTTGACTAAGTTCTCAAACGATTCTATTGTTACGCGTGTATATTTGATGGAAAGTAATTCTGCCACGCAGCCATCGCTTTCCCTGAAAGCCCTTAACAATAACCGGTAGATTGTAGCAGGTAGCAAATGAATGAAAGGCAAGTGGGACAAGATTTTGCTTCTGCAAATCTGTTGATGCCCTCCGAACGGCATTTGCCATGCTGGGAATGACATAAAAACAATGCCTTGAGGTTTCAGGTATTTATTCAGATGAACTAAAAACAGTTCTTTATTGGCAATATGTTCCAATACATCATGGCAAATGATGATGTCGAAATCCTGTTTCAATTCATTTAACAGGAAAATGTCTTGTGCGATAAACACTCCTTTTGCATGAGCAGCCTTGAAGAATGCCATGGCATCTTTAATCCGGCTCTCCGCGATGTCGACCCCAGTGGTATTACATCCCATTTCAGAGAAAGGGAGCAAATTTCCGCCTTCACCACAACCAATCTCCAATACCTTCATTCCTGCTTCTACCGGATGCCACTTCCGGATATAGGGAATAAAATAGTTCTTACTCGTAATGGAAAGCTCTTTGAAATAAACAGTCCTGTCTTTGTGACGCTTTTGCATACTGATGATTATTTGAGTTATTCTCCATGGATATGATAAGCCCTTGGGTAAAAGACTGCATGAAAGCCATCACTTTTTTACCAAGAAAAGCGGATGCCTATAGGCAGCGTCACGTTTAATGGTTTTTCCGTTCGGATTGTTTCAATGTTATCTCCATTGTTGAAGTAATAGTGTAAATTGGGTTCCGCATAGATGCCAATGTTAGGAGCAAGTTGGTATTGGATGCCGATGCCAAAACTTGTTGACCATTGCAAAGACGGATATAAATTGTTCTTTTGGCGAAGGATGAGTTGCCCGTTCTCCCAAACGGATTTTTCGAAAGTGGATTCCA
The Phocaeicola salanitronis DSM 18170 genome window above contains:
- a CDS encoding class I SAM-dependent methyltransferase — its product is MQKRHKDRTVYFKELSITSKNYFIPYIRKWHPVEAGMKVLEIGCGEGGNLLPFSEMGCNTTGVDIAESRIKDAMAFFKAAHAKGVFIAQDIFLLNELKQDFDIIICHDVLEHIANKELFLVHLNKYLKPQGIVFMSFPAWQMPFGGHQQICRSKILSHLPFIHLLPATIYRLLLRAFRESDGCVAELLSIKYTRVTIESFENLVKKTSLSIQNRELWFINPHYKIKFGLSPRKLSKYIARIPIFRNFFSTSCFYILTRKKLT